The Xenopus tropicalis strain Nigerian chromosome 2, UCB_Xtro_10.0, whole genome shotgun sequence genome window below encodes:
- the tceanc gene encoding transcription elongation factor A N-terminal and central domain-containing protein isoform X1 has product MLHKDINKELVSRALEVENLLAERKYEDLAFHLTYFEKAEVTSGILQGTDIVRVVYRVLKTCPRGALKLKAKVLLSKWKKLYRKCCHETSCICEHCSKICENKEGPEKLAVDIQDQVHNSEQKILINKSTSSPSSYKFNLNKSDSSAQDCYGNHEESVTDHEVPKKVNAEDLALRTKCTELLYQALREDSECQEKLQNLAKAIEENIYKIHAGNTKKYRNCIRSKISNLKNPKNSHLKMQILSRALSPKVFAEMGVMEMACDELRNLRANYTETCVQEHQLPQGVDGVHTNKIRCRRCDKFNCTVTMISRGTLFLPGWVRTGNPDEEMMTFVICNECGEQWYHNRWVCL; this is encoded by the coding sequence ATGCTACACAAAGACATTAATAAGGAGCTTGTTTCCAGAGCGTTAGAAGTGGAAAATCTTCTGGCTGAGAGAAAATATGAAGACCTTGCATTCCACCTTACTTACTTTGAAAAAGCAGAAGTCACATCAGGAATTCTGCAGGGTACTGATATTGTCAGAGTTGTTTACAGAGTTCTTAAGACCTGTCCAAGAGGAGCATTGAAATTAAAGGCAAAAGTTTTATTGTCCAAATGGAAAAAACTATATAGAAAGTGTTGCCATGAAACTAGCTGCATTTGTGAGCATTGTAGTAAAATATGTGAAAACAAAGAAGGTCCTGAGAAACTAGCTGTCGATATCCAAGATCAAGTTCACAACAGTGAACAAAAAATATTGATTAATAAAAGCACAAGTAGCCCATCTTCTTACAAATTCAATCTAAACAAATCCGATTCAAGCGCACAAGATTGTTATGGTAACCATGAGGAATCTGTTACAGACCATGAAGTTCCTAAGAAAGTAAACGCTGAAGATTTGGCTCTGAGAACCAAATGCACAGAGCTCTTATACCAAGCATTGAGAGAAGACTCGGAATGCCAAGAGAAACTGCAGAATTTAGCAAAGGCAATTGAAGAGAACATCTATAAAATACATGCTGGTAATACCAAGAAATACAGAAACTGCATCAGAAGCAAAATTTCCAATTTGAAAAATCCTAAAAATTCCCATTTAAAGATGCAGATTTTATCCAGAGCTTTAAGTCCTAAGGTATTTGCTGAGATGGGTGTTATGGAAATGGCCTGCGATGAATTAAGGAATCTTAGAGCAAACTACACTGAAACCTGTGTTCAGGAGCATCAGCTACCACAAGGAGTTGATGGTGTTCACACCAATAAGATCAGATGTCGGAGGTGTGATAAGTTTAACTGTACAGTAACAATGATATCTAGGGGGACACTTTTTCTTCCAGGTTGGGTACGAACAGGAAACCCTGATGAGGAGATGATGACATTTGTAATATGTAATGAATGTGGTGAACAATGGTACCACAATAGATGGGTCTGCCTATGA